A DNA window from Luteolibacter luteus contains the following coding sequences:
- a CDS encoding PA2169 family four-helix-bundle protein, whose protein sequence is MATTSPTSDAAQLQEVLTRYVDSRDGYLQASKLVPQEALARNFASIAERRDLIAAKMANLIEDQGFRPDEDGSPEASVHRWWLRVRDKMTDQEADAILAECVRGETELVRTLNAALDKPELLPEHRQLIEDMIAEVTLAVRAFDSAIGDLEPERPSA, encoded by the coding sequence ATGGCAACGACATCCCCAACTTCCGATGCGGCTCAACTCCAAGAGGTTCTCACCCGCTATGTGGATTCCCGCGACGGCTACCTGCAAGCGTCCAAGCTGGTCCCGCAAGAGGCGCTCGCCCGAAATTTTGCTTCGATTGCGGAGCGGCGGGACCTGATCGCCGCGAAGATGGCGAATCTAATCGAAGATCAAGGATTTCGCCCCGACGAGGACGGCAGCCCGGAGGCCAGCGTGCACCGTTGGTGGCTGCGCGTTCGGGACAAAATGACGGATCAGGAGGCGGATGCCATTCTGGCTGAGTGCGTCCGCGGTGAGACCGAGCTGGTGCGGACGCTGAATGCGGCGCTGGATAAACCGGAACTCCTGCCCGAGCACCGGCAGCTGATCGAGGACATGATTGCGGAGGTGACTTTGGCCGTCCGGGCCTTCGATTCTGCTATCGGAGACCTTGAGCCTGAGCGCCCGTCCGCTTGA
- a CDS encoding type B 50S ribosomal protein L31 has translation MKKDLHPKYNPVVFVDMTTGARFVSRSTKTSDKKEVIDGVEHYIISIGITSDSHPFFTGKSTFVDTEGRIDKFQKRFGAVRRAAKPKL, from the coding sequence ATGAAAAAGGATCTTCATCCCAAGTACAACCCGGTCGTGTTCGTGGACATGACCACGGGTGCCCGTTTCGTCAGCCGCTCCACCAAGACCTCCGACAAGAAGGAAGTCATCGACGGCGTGGAACACTACATCATCTCGATCGGCATCACCTCCGACTCGCACCCGTTCTTCACGGGCAAGTCCACCTTCGTCGACACCGAAGGCCGTATCGACAAATTCCAGAAGCGTTTCGGTGCCGTGCGTCGCGCTGCCAAGCCGAAGCTCTGA
- a CDS encoding CapA family protein → MKRFILLACLVLTPIVIARPDHELPVFLADNHAETFAWIARTFDPDQAHQMVLVDAHSDASAAERSEELREDLRRVANEKERDGRVESWRDQGRIQAFNWIEPLMPRPLDRVLWLAAPALDEESRALKQRNAGEELDGRLEVEPRSSGSLASRWDVCDLKGYAAWKPGNKPVILAIDLDFFAGMDRIDREKHFEAIWEHAMDWPGLSGVAFAVSRPWLKNDEEADDLVELAIDAVARTRGAILEIDTRSDERADHSLQAKRFREQGKPIPRWDFGHASDRVKLALLGLGSDRLSIRDPEISWGKLSGIWTGRFGRASITTRDLAVDCDGVFRCSPGKEPVLRVEPKDGIAELDGRVRWYLLEPARAAYDFLPGTGLGKDFSASPARWIYEKRRILGQTEDFQLDPARWAGGKPGRYRIVAECAIQAGWLKLPPVDICVAEDGGFRGALSECMHMPYVFGIAGVAEEGLSGVETGWGSDCANLLVHAWRRQGIPLVWGDPARLREQLQTKAEKVRVTDAVKITPEEIENGIAIDFGRHVAALWEDREPIGVLDGNDLALHHLGGFPEIVTLSVLAEKRPLFALRIPREGGCRIAFAGDVVLAGDDRVVIDGFGKGDADAFFVNLEGIPSLKEPDKKPRYDFRFPAERLAWLKQQGVDLVSLANNHAMDAGPAGLLEGLAACREAGLAVVGAGHNAEEACQPWRGEFRGVKLSVFGISLLQESGTEAEEPAVANVIGHRKLLAEEFRKARARGERIVTIVHGGDEYDPKVTEEQRDGARWLASQGAAIVAGAHPHVLQREETHAGARIFHSLGNAVYPRELKGADSGTVRVAEIPPVVGFSR, encoded by the coding sequence ATGAAGCGTTTCATCCTCCTGGCCTGCCTTGTCCTGACGCCGATCGTCATCGCTCGGCCGGACCACGAGCTCCCGGTGTTTCTAGCCGATAACCACGCCGAGACCTTCGCGTGGATCGCGCGGACTTTTGATCCGGATCAGGCTCATCAGATGGTCCTGGTCGATGCCCACTCCGATGCCTCTGCCGCCGAACGCTCGGAGGAACTGCGTGAGGACCTGCGGCGCGTGGCGAATGAAAAAGAGCGCGATGGCAGGGTGGAATCATGGCGTGACCAAGGCCGGATTCAGGCCTTCAATTGGATCGAGCCACTGATGCCTCGGCCCTTGGACCGCGTCCTCTGGCTTGCGGCGCCCGCGCTGGATGAAGAGAGCCGGGCGCTGAAGCAAAGGAACGCGGGTGAGGAGTTGGATGGGCGCTTGGAAGTCGAGCCGCGCTCCTCCGGATCTCTTGCCTCGCGTTGGGATGTCTGTGATTTGAAGGGCTACGCCGCGTGGAAGCCCGGCAACAAGCCGGTGATCCTCGCCATCGATCTTGATTTCTTCGCCGGGATGGACCGCATCGACCGGGAGAAGCATTTCGAGGCCATCTGGGAGCACGCGATGGATTGGCCCGGCTTGTCAGGTGTCGCCTTTGCCGTGTCGCGACCATGGCTGAAGAACGATGAAGAAGCGGACGACCTGGTCGAACTTGCCATCGATGCCGTGGCTCGCACCCGTGGTGCCATCTTGGAGATCGACACGAGATCGGATGAACGGGCCGATCATTCGCTGCAGGCGAAGAGATTCCGCGAGCAAGGGAAACCCATTCCCCGCTGGGACTTCGGGCACGCGAGTGATCGCGTGAAGCTGGCCCTTTTAGGTCTCGGCTCGGACCGCTTGTCGATCCGTGACCCGGAAATCTCCTGGGGGAAGCTTTCAGGAATTTGGACCGGTAGGTTTGGACGTGCCTCAATCACGACGCGCGATCTCGCCGTTGATTGCGATGGTGTTTTTCGCTGTTCACCGGGAAAAGAGCCTGTCTTGCGGGTGGAGCCGAAGGACGGGATCGCGGAGTTGGATGGTCGGGTGCGCTGGTATCTCTTGGAGCCTGCCCGCGCGGCTTATGACTTCCTGCCCGGCACCGGCTTGGGGAAAGACTTCTCGGCATCGCCGGCACGCTGGATCTACGAGAAACGTCGTATTTTGGGGCAGACCGAGGATTTCCAGCTCGATCCTGCGCGTTGGGCCGGGGGCAAGCCCGGTCGCTACCGGATCGTCGCGGAGTGTGCGATCCAGGCAGGGTGGTTGAAGCTTCCGCCCGTGGATATCTGTGTCGCGGAGGACGGTGGCTTCCGGGGTGCGCTCTCCGAATGCATGCACATGCCCTACGTCTTCGGCATTGCTGGTGTGGCGGAGGAAGGCTTGAGCGGCGTGGAGACAGGGTGGGGGAGTGATTGTGCCAATCTCTTGGTCCACGCTTGGCGCCGGCAGGGAATCCCGCTCGTCTGGGGCGATCCCGCCCGCTTGCGCGAGCAATTGCAAACGAAGGCGGAGAAAGTCCGCGTGACCGATGCGGTAAAGATCACGCCGGAAGAGATTGAGAATGGCATCGCCATCGATTTCGGCCGCCACGTCGCCGCCTTATGGGAGGATCGGGAGCCGATCGGCGTCCTCGATGGAAATGACCTGGCGCTGCATCATCTCGGCGGCTTTCCGGAGATCGTCACGCTCTCCGTTCTTGCGGAAAAGCGGCCGCTCTTTGCGCTTCGCATTCCACGTGAGGGTGGATGCCGCATCGCCTTCGCTGGTGACGTGGTTCTCGCTGGCGACGATCGCGTGGTGATCGATGGCTTCGGGAAAGGGGATGCGGATGCTTTCTTCGTGAATCTCGAAGGTATTCCTTCCCTGAAGGAGCCGGACAAGAAGCCGCGCTATGACTTCCGCTTCCCGGCCGAAAGACTCGCATGGCTGAAGCAACAAGGCGTCGATCTCGTATCATTGGCAAACAATCACGCCATGGATGCAGGACCGGCCGGGCTTCTGGAGGGCCTCGCCGCTTGTAGGGAAGCCGGCCTCGCGGTTGTCGGTGCGGGTCACAATGCGGAAGAAGCCTGCCAACCATGGCGGGGTGAATTCCGTGGCGTGAAACTCTCCGTCTTCGGCATCAGCCTGCTCCAGGAAAGTGGCACGGAAGCGGAAGAGCCGGCAGTGGCAAATGTGATCGGGCACAGGAAGCTTCTTGCCGAAGAATTCCGCAAGGCACGCGCTCGGGGGGAACGCATCGTGACGATCGTCCACGGAGGCGATGAATACGATCCGAAGGTCACGGAAGAACAACGAGATGGGGCGCGCTGGCTTGCCTCCCAGGGAGCTGCCATCGTAGCGGGTGCCCATCCGCACGTTCTCCAACGGGAAGAAACCCATGCCGGGGCACGCATCTTCCATTCACTCGGGAATGCCGTCTATCCCCGCGAGCTGAAAGGAGCGGACTCCGGAACGGTGCGTGTCGCCGAGATCCCTCCTGTCGTGGGATTCTCCCGTTGA
- a CDS encoding DUF1501 domain-containing protein, giving the protein MNRRRFLGQASCSAVSAIPVLNTLLNLRLASSIANAAPPQPGEYRALVCLFMSGGNDSFNMLSPLSGPSATHANARAEYENSRGNLALPLTGLHEIHPQNTPGRTFAVHPSMPKLAARFETGDAAFVANVGTLIEPVLNRGQVNNASKRLPLGLYSHSDQIEQWQTSVPQSRSGIGWGGRMMDLIKDINPNQLVSMNISMDGSNVFQSGVTGAEYAVKPSISATEGGAQALLGYAEGYSANNLTDVSSAAVDSMLARQYSHLLQQTVQQKRRDAQDAYAIYHEATLGTLPGSVDFRLVANQALDLPANRLGQQLHQVAKAIMGRSTMGALRQTFFVNLGGWDHHSNTLAEQEWMLRDVDDAIGAFWDQLALLGVQDQVTLFTGSDFGRTLTSNDQGSDHAWGGNHFIMGGAVDGRKIFGQYPGLALNPEGNGAELNPLDTGRGRMIPTTSCDEYFGELALWLGVPPSSLHLVLPNVGNFFTPGATGPLGFFG; this is encoded by the coding sequence ATGAATCGTCGCCGTTTCCTTGGCCAAGCCAGTTGTTCAGCGGTTAGCGCCATTCCGGTATTGAACACCTTGTTGAACCTGCGCCTCGCAAGTTCGATCGCCAATGCCGCGCCCCCGCAACCGGGTGAATACCGCGCACTGGTGTGTTTGTTCATGAGCGGAGGGAATGACAGCTTCAACATGCTGTCGCCGCTGAGCGGGCCGTCTGCGACCCATGCAAACGCGCGGGCCGAGTATGAGAACAGCCGGGGGAACCTCGCGCTGCCTTTGACGGGGCTCCATGAGATCCATCCGCAGAACACGCCCGGCAGGACCTTTGCCGTGCATCCTTCCATGCCGAAGCTCGCCGCTCGCTTCGAGACCGGGGATGCGGCGTTCGTCGCGAATGTGGGGACTTTGATCGAGCCGGTGCTGAATCGAGGGCAGGTGAACAATGCCTCCAAGCGCTTGCCGTTGGGACTCTACTCGCACTCGGATCAGATCGAGCAGTGGCAAACCAGCGTCCCGCAGAGCCGCTCCGGAATCGGCTGGGGAGGCCGGATGATGGACCTGATCAAGGACATCAATCCCAACCAGCTGGTCTCGATGAACATTTCCATGGATGGCAGCAATGTCTTCCAAAGCGGTGTCACGGGAGCCGAGTATGCGGTGAAGCCAAGCATCTCGGCGACCGAAGGCGGGGCCCAAGCGCTGCTCGGCTACGCGGAGGGCTACAGTGCAAACAATCTCACCGATGTGAGCAGCGCCGCGGTGGACAGCATGCTGGCCCGGCAATACAGCCACCTGCTGCAGCAAACCGTGCAACAGAAGCGCCGGGACGCCCAAGATGCCTACGCGATCTATCATGAGGCCACCTTGGGAACCTTGCCTGGAAGCGTGGACTTCCGATTGGTGGCAAACCAAGCACTGGACCTGCCAGCGAACCGGCTGGGACAGCAGCTTCACCAGGTGGCGAAGGCGATCATGGGACGCAGCACGATGGGCGCGCTGCGGCAGACCTTCTTCGTCAACCTCGGCGGCTGGGATCACCACAGCAATACACTGGCCGAACAGGAATGGATGCTGCGAGACGTGGACGATGCGATCGGTGCCTTCTGGGACCAACTGGCGTTGCTCGGCGTGCAGGATCAGGTGACGCTTTTCACCGGCTCGGACTTCGGACGCACGCTCACCAGCAATGACCAAGGGTCCGATCATGCGTGGGGCGGCAACCACTTCATCATGGGTGGCGCGGTGGACGGACGAAAAATCTTCGGCCAGTATCCGGGCCTCGCCTTGAATCCTGAAGGCAACGGGGCGGAGCTGAATCCGCTGGATACCGGACGCGGGCGGATGATCCCGACGACGAGCTGCGACGAATATTTCGGCGAGCTGGCGCTGTGGCTGGGGGTCCCTCCTTCGAGCTTGCATCTGGTGCTGCCGAACGTGGGAAATTTCTTCACACCGGGAGCCACGGGACCGCTGGGATTCTTCGGCTGA
- a CDS encoding NADase-type glycan-binding domain-containing protein — MKRMLFACLGFSAIAPQALLANGGGYFRGGIQRSGDIELFEPEEVEKIRMLDEQLAIDLGDKEAGVEIRYILKNETESKVKIRFGFPVEELFDNDIMNEGGDADPETSKKSDGKLKYCKDYEITAGGKKIEAKWKGEEKAGDDERFKGIAGWLVSELSFEPGEEKALRIAFRSSYPEEEWSVSDDSFTGPAIFKYRLSTAACWAGTIGTGRIVLRPAGIPAGELKVLKPANRFKKEGDNWVWSFENLEPAMADDIEIEARPEVKSYGRSENGKYDGEAAMVTYTERAGKWTMSHSNYQVTASSTLPANGDLRYDADQVKGIWDEGAWSEGAAGPGIGEWLEFKPQVPKMMTAINIYPGYGKDDALFKANARPRKVLITLNGKEKFTAEIPDLNEGCRIPVSFSEPVKTLRMTFQEVWKGSKHEDLCVSGVAFEVRVDTPPKISPAR, encoded by the coding sequence ATGAAGCGAATGCTGTTTGCTTGTCTAGGATTCAGTGCCATTGCTCCCCAAGCGCTCCTTGCCAACGGAGGGGGCTACTTCCGCGGTGGCATCCAACGCTCCGGCGACATCGAGCTCTTCGAACCTGAAGAGGTGGAAAAAATCCGGATGCTGGATGAGCAGCTGGCCATCGACTTGGGCGACAAGGAGGCGGGGGTTGAAATCCGATACATCCTGAAGAACGAGACCGAGAGCAAGGTGAAGATCCGCTTCGGATTTCCCGTCGAGGAGCTCTTTGACAATGACATCATGAATGAAGGCGGCGATGCCGACCCGGAAACTTCCAAGAAGAGCGATGGCAAGCTGAAGTACTGCAAGGACTACGAGATCACCGCGGGTGGAAAGAAGATCGAGGCCAAGTGGAAGGGTGAAGAGAAAGCGGGCGACGATGAGCGTTTCAAGGGAATTGCCGGTTGGCTGGTATCCGAACTGAGCTTCGAGCCCGGGGAAGAGAAGGCCCTGAGGATTGCTTTTCGAAGCAGCTATCCGGAAGAGGAGTGGAGTGTGAGCGATGATTCCTTCACGGGCCCCGCCATCTTCAAGTATCGCTTGTCGACCGCTGCCTGCTGGGCCGGTACGATTGGTACGGGGCGCATCGTACTTCGGCCGGCGGGAATACCGGCCGGGGAGCTCAAGGTGCTCAAGCCCGCGAACCGCTTCAAGAAGGAGGGTGACAACTGGGTTTGGAGCTTCGAGAATCTTGAGCCCGCGATGGCGGATGACATCGAGATCGAGGCCAGACCCGAGGTGAAGAGTTATGGCCGCTCGGAGAACGGCAAGTATGACGGGGAGGCCGCCATGGTGACTTATACCGAGCGGGCCGGGAAATGGACCATGTCGCATTCCAATTATCAGGTGACCGCCAGTTCGACCCTCCCGGCGAACGGTGATCTCCGCTATGATGCGGATCAGGTGAAAGGAATCTGGGACGAGGGTGCCTGGAGCGAAGGCGCAGCCGGACCCGGTATCGGCGAGTGGCTGGAGTTCAAGCCACAGGTTCCAAAGATGATGACTGCGATCAACATCTATCCCGGCTATGGAAAGGACGACGCGCTCTTCAAGGCAAACGCCAGGCCGAGGAAGGTGCTGATCACGTTGAACGGGAAAGAGAAATTCACTGCGGAAATTCCAGATTTGAATGAGGGGTGCCGTATTCCGGTCTCCTTCAGTGAACCGGTGAAGACCCTGCGCATGACCTTCCAGGAGGTCTGGAAAGGATCGAAGCACGAGGACCTCTGCGTCAGCGGGGTGGCCTTCGAGGTTCGGGTGGACACTCCGCCGAAGATCTCGCCTGCCCGCTGA
- a CDS encoding DUF1800 family protein — MNTGLSGIVAVSVLLSPVGFALDGNGNSQSDVWEMAFGASGLQATADADRDGWTNATESTAGTNPFDPLSYPKSGINGGQLQWPSQAGKRYAIQTSNDLGIWTPVQGNIAGNGTTLSWPLVPAGGREFFKIVASDVDSDGDGINDWEELTVGFDPGSNRTGRFSQTDSQRITAGLTAASTITVSVYDDSCSERWPDPAVLVVRRSGGLKPLTVNLSFDGTASAADYTSSADSSISFAPGQREAFIRIQPAADALDDETTETVVLTVLPGTGYTAGAANSGTVSILNQPTNGGPSAKEAARFLIQAGFGPDQDSADDPDQTPENVEQVMSLGIEGWIDDQLTRPIGRLTPMMQWQRELMQSDPDHRLWNNRKMNAWWGRAMGLPKLRPDASTEQLPDPLRQRVAFALSQIFVISDRPERLAVEPEAMAHYYDKLLEGSFGNFETLLRDVTLHPCMGIYLSHFANKKANPVNRTFPDENYAREVMQLFSIGLWMLNPDGTRILDEHGQPIPTYSNANITEFARVFTGLSFGLLSNGQNPPFNAFDGDFTVPMKGWDEHHDLEPKALLRGATTPARTASPGNTGTATMADVDAAVSNLFNHPNVGPFIGRLLIQRLVTSNPSPAYVGRVAAAFNAAPRGDMGRTVKAILMDPEARDPAKMSDPSFGKLREPFLKVVNVARAFNAYTDAGWYYLSGMSELHVQEPFNSPSVFNFYLPSYTPPGALATAGLVAPEFQIVNAASGVTAPNFFWEHMVGAEFGLGASKEDRSPTLNLDQEWLLNLPNLNFDQWGQTNVQPLDPDPLIRRLDLVLTGGTLEPESFQIIREALARIGPGSWDWHEHRLKLAIYLIICSPEFAVQH; from the coding sequence ATGAACACCGGGCTTTCGGGAATCGTCGCCGTTTCCGTGCTCCTCTCACCAGTTGGCTTCGCGCTGGACGGAAACGGGAACTCGCAAAGCGATGTCTGGGAGATGGCCTTCGGAGCCAGCGGGCTTCAAGCCACTGCAGACGCAGACAGGGATGGCTGGACGAATGCGACGGAAAGCACTGCGGGCACCAATCCCTTCGATCCCCTTTCCTACCCGAAGTCCGGGATCAACGGCGGGCAGCTCCAATGGCCTTCCCAAGCGGGCAAGCGCTATGCGATCCAGACAAGCAATGACCTCGGCATCTGGACACCGGTTCAAGGAAACATCGCGGGCAATGGCACCACGCTGAGCTGGCCGCTCGTTCCGGCCGGAGGACGAGAGTTCTTCAAGATCGTGGCCTCTGATGTGGATAGCGATGGGGACGGCATCAACGACTGGGAAGAACTGACGGTGGGCTTCGATCCCGGGAGCAACCGGACCGGCCGCTTCTCGCAGACGGATTCCCAGCGCATCACCGCGGGGCTCACCGCCGCGAGCACGATCACCGTCTCGGTCTATGACGACAGCTGCTCGGAACGCTGGCCGGATCCGGCCGTCCTGGTGGTAAGGCGCAGCGGCGGATTGAAGCCGCTCACCGTGAATCTTTCGTTTGATGGAACCGCGAGTGCGGCCGACTATACGAGTTCGGCTGATAGCAGCATCTCCTTCGCGCCGGGGCAGAGGGAAGCTTTTATCCGGATCCAGCCGGCGGCCGATGCCCTGGATGACGAAACTACGGAGACCGTCGTACTTACCGTCCTGCCCGGAACCGGTTACACGGCGGGAGCTGCGAACAGCGGCACGGTTTCCATCCTGAACCAGCCGACGAACGGCGGACCTTCCGCGAAGGAGGCCGCACGCTTCCTGATCCAAGCGGGCTTCGGTCCTGATCAGGATTCCGCGGACGATCCTGACCAGACCCCCGAGAACGTGGAACAAGTCATGTCCCTGGGAATCGAAGGCTGGATCGATGACCAGCTCACACGCCCGATCGGCCGGCTCACACCGATGATGCAGTGGCAGCGGGAGCTGATGCAAAGCGATCCCGACCATCGCCTCTGGAACAACCGGAAAATGAATGCTTGGTGGGGCCGGGCGATGGGACTTCCCAAGCTGAGGCCGGATGCGAGCACGGAACAGTTGCCCGATCCCTTGCGGCAACGCGTGGCCTTTGCGCTGAGCCAGATTTTCGTGATCAGCGACCGCCCGGAACGCTTGGCCGTGGAACCGGAGGCAATGGCCCACTACTACGACAAGCTGCTGGAGGGGAGCTTCGGCAATTTCGAAACCTTGCTGAGAGATGTGACGCTGCACCCCTGCATGGGGATCTACCTGAGCCACTTCGCGAACAAGAAGGCGAATCCGGTCAACCGCACCTTCCCGGATGAGAACTATGCGCGTGAAGTCATGCAGCTTTTCAGCATCGGACTGTGGATGCTGAATCCGGATGGGACGCGCATCCTCGACGAACATGGGCAACCGATCCCGACTTACTCGAACGCGAACATCACGGAGTTCGCGCGGGTCTTTACCGGCCTTTCGTTCGGCCTGCTGTCGAATGGCCAGAACCCGCCCTTCAACGCCTTTGACGGAGACTTCACCGTGCCGATGAAAGGCTGGGACGAACATCATGACCTGGAGCCGAAGGCGCTCTTGCGGGGTGCCACCACCCCGGCGCGAACGGCAAGCCCGGGCAATACGGGCACGGCAACCATGGCAGATGTCGATGCTGCGGTTTCGAATCTCTTTAACCACCCGAACGTGGGTCCCTTCATCGGCAGGCTGCTGATCCAGCGGCTGGTCACCTCGAATCCCTCGCCCGCGTATGTCGGCAGGGTGGCCGCTGCCTTCAACGCGGCCCCGCGCGGGGACATGGGCCGCACGGTGAAAGCAATTCTCATGGACCCGGAAGCCCGCGACCCGGCCAAGATGTCGGATCCTAGCTTCGGCAAGCTGCGCGAGCCCTTTCTGAAGGTGGTGAACGTCGCGCGTGCCTTCAATGCTTATACGGACGCGGGATGGTACTACCTCTCGGGGATGAGCGAGCTGCACGTTCAGGAACCCTTCAATTCGCCAAGCGTCTTCAATTTCTATCTGCCGAGCTACACCCCGCCGGGTGCCCTGGCCACCGCGGGCCTGGTAGCCCCTGAATTTCAGATCGTGAATGCCGCCTCCGGCGTCACGGCGCCGAACTTCTTCTGGGAGCACATGGTCGGGGCCGAATTCGGGCTGGGTGCTTCGAAGGAAGACCGGTCCCCCACGCTGAATCTCGACCAAGAGTGGCTCCTGAATCTGCCGAACCTCAATTTCGACCAGTGGGGACAGACCAACGTCCAGCCGCTCGACCCGGATCCCCTGATCCGCCGGCTCGACCTCGTGCTGACCGGCGGGACCTTGGAGCCGGAGTCCTTCCAGATCATCCGCGAAGCCCTGGCCCGAATCGGGCCGGGCAGTTGGGACTGGCATGAGCATCGCCTGAAACTCGCCATCTATCTGATCATCTGCAGCCCGGAATTCGCGGTCCAACATTGA
- a CDS encoding NADase-type glycan-binding domain-containing protein has protein sequence MIARLIFSLTLASSLPLLGNGGGYFRGGIRSTGDIELFEPEEVEKIRMLDEKLTIDLGTKEAKVEIRYLLKNETTGKVRVRFGFPVEELFDDYMGMRPPNPDDGKDGKLKYCNDYKITAGGKDLTGKWKAESSKDESKKIKGIAGWLVSELGFEPGEEKPVMISFTSGYPASNSFVSERTFDSASIFKYRLSSAACWAGTIGTGKIVVRPAGAAADEIKVLKPVNRFKKEGSSWVWDFENLEPTMADDLEIEAVPETRGYGAGVPVDSGSWAHYANRGGKWTMQHANYQVSASSTLPPEGEHRYDASLLKDTYQKGAWSEGAEGPGIGEWLELKPAVAKPVVAIGITPGFATSDELFKANNRPRRILVNLNGEHEFTADIPDSRDYCRVPVNAYSKPVKSIRITFKDVWKGEQFDDLCVTQILLESKLDKAPKIEPSR, from the coding sequence ATGATAGCCCGGCTTATCTTCTCCCTGACTCTTGCCTCCTCGCTTCCGCTTTTGGGTAACGGGGGCGGTTACTTCCGCGGCGGAATCCGGAGCACGGGAGACATCGAACTCTTCGAGCCGGAAGAGGTGGAGAAAATCCGCATGCTGGACGAAAAGCTCACCATCGATCTCGGCACGAAGGAGGCAAAGGTTGAGATCCGCTACCTCCTGAAAAATGAGACCACGGGTAAGGTGAGAGTCCGCTTCGGGTTTCCGGTCGAGGAACTCTTCGATGACTACATGGGCATGCGGCCGCCGAATCCCGACGATGGCAAGGACGGGAAGCTGAAATACTGCAACGACTATAAGATCACTGCGGGCGGCAAGGATCTGACCGGGAAGTGGAAAGCGGAGAGCTCCAAGGACGAGAGCAAGAAGATCAAGGGGATCGCGGGCTGGCTGGTTTCGGAACTGGGCTTCGAACCTGGTGAAGAAAAGCCGGTGATGATCTCATTCACCAGTGGTTATCCTGCTTCGAACAGTTTCGTGAGCGAGCGCACCTTTGATAGCGCCTCCATCTTCAAGTACCGGCTCTCTTCCGCCGCATGTTGGGCGGGAACCATTGGCACCGGGAAAATCGTCGTCCGCCCGGCCGGTGCCGCTGCCGATGAGATCAAAGTGTTGAAGCCGGTGAATCGCTTCAAGAAAGAGGGGTCGTCCTGGGTCTGGGATTTCGAGAACCTTGAACCTACGATGGCGGATGATCTCGAGATCGAGGCGGTCCCGGAGACCCGCGGCTACGGGGCGGGCGTTCCTGTCGATTCCGGGAGCTGGGCCCACTATGCCAATCGCGGCGGCAAATGGACCATGCAGCACGCTAACTATCAGGTATCCGCGAGCTCTACGTTGCCCCCTGAGGGTGAGCATCGCTACGATGCCTCGCTCCTGAAGGACACCTATCAAAAGGGTGCTTGGAGTGAAGGTGCCGAAGGTCCCGGTATTGGAGAATGGCTCGAATTGAAACCGGCAGTCGCCAAGCCGGTGGTCGCCATCGGCATCACACCCGGCTTCGCCACGTCCGATGAGCTATTCAAGGCGAATAACCGCCCCAGGAGGATCCTGGTAAACTTGAACGGTGAGCACGAATTCACCGCAGACATCCCGGATTCACGGGACTACTGCCGCGTGCCGGTGAATGCTTATAGCAAGCCGGTGAAGTCCATCCGCATCACCTTCAAGGACGTGTGGAAAGGTGAACAATTCGACGACCTTTGCGTTACCCAGATCCTTCTCGAGTCGAAATTGGACAAGGCCCCGAAAATCGAACCTTCCCGTTAG
- a CDS encoding helix-turn-helix domain-containing protein, with amino-acid sequence MSPVQHPLSEEEIQAWPSLASYVAALSRLTTSGSVTCYRGDAAPDDAHAAAAWQVSLPHDGETWLVHVERPQGVGKPAWREPVLTRMLDAMKGNLAGGRPLREWPQAVKTAWSLVITHPTRAMSLAEVASCVDLSAGYLGEQFEKITGSSFKRVLRDERMQHACHVLETTSRRVSEIASTMGGLSLSQFNRCFVAATGMSPSEWRRRFASRKSVLFSASSVSETSSFEG; translated from the coding sequence ATGTCCCCTGTCCAACACCCCCTGTCCGAAGAAGAGATCCAGGCTTGGCCCTCGCTTGCCTCGTATGTCGCCGCCCTATCGCGGCTCACCACGAGCGGCTCGGTGACTTGTTACCGCGGAGATGCGGCTCCTGATGACGCCCATGCCGCCGCAGCTTGGCAGGTTTCTTTGCCACACGACGGCGAAACATGGCTGGTCCATGTCGAGCGGCCGCAGGGAGTGGGAAAACCCGCGTGGCGCGAGCCTGTCCTTACTCGCATGCTTGATGCCATGAAGGGTAATCTCGCAGGTGGTCGTCCGCTCCGCGAGTGGCCTCAGGCCGTGAAAACCGCGTGGTCCCTCGTCATCACCCATCCCACCCGTGCCATGAGCCTCGCAGAGGTGGCCAGCTGTGTGGATCTCTCCGCCGGATATCTCGGCGAGCAATTCGAGAAGATCACCGGCTCCAGCTTCAAGCGTGTCCTCAGGGATGAGCGGATGCAGCACGCCTGCCATGTCCTTGAAACCACCAGCCGTCGCGTTTCCGAGATCGCATCGACCATGGGCGGCCTCTCCTTGTCCCAATTCAACCGCTGCTTCGTGGCAGCCACCGGCATGAGCCCGAGCGAATGGCGCCGGCGCTTTGCCTCACGGAAGAGCGTGCTTTTCAGTGCTTCGTCCGTCTCCGAGACCTCCTCTTTCGAGGGGTAA